The segment CCAGCAGGCCCGTACCTGGATGGTGATCGGGGTCGGGGCCCTGATGGTGGTCTACGTCGCCTTTGGCGGTATGCGGGCCACGACCTGGATCCAGGTCGTCAAAGCCGTGCTCCTCATGGGAGGAGCGGTCGCACTGACCGTCCTGGTACTGGTCCGCTTCCACGGCGACATCAACGCACTGCTGAACACCGCCGCCGAACGCAGCGGCCACGGCCGCGACTTCCTCGCGCCCGGTCTCAAATACGGTGGCGACTGGACCTCGCGGCTCGACTTCATCAGCCTGGGCATCGCACTCGTCCTGGGCACGGCCGGGCTGCCGCACATCCTCTCCCGCTTCTACACCGTGCCCACGGCGCGCTCCGCTCGTCGCTCCGTCGTATGGTCCATCGGTCTGATCGGTGGCTTCTACCTGATGACCATCGTGCTCGGGTTCGGTGCCGCCGCAGTACTTGGCAGTGACGCCGTCCGCGCGTCCAATTCGGCAGGCAACACCGCTGTCCCGCTGCTCGCCCTCGACCTGGGGGGCGGCGCCGGTTCTACCGGAGGGACGGTGCTCTTCGCCGTGGTGGCCGCGGTCGCGTTCGCCACCATCCTGGCCGTGGTCGCCGGCATCACACTTGCGTCGTCGGCCTCCGTAGCGCACGACCTGTATGCCGCCCTACGACGCCCGCGTGACACGGCACAGGACGCCCAGCGCGCCGAGGTGGCCGTTGCGCGCATCGCGGCGGTGGCCGTTGGCGCGGTCGCCATCGGCCTCGCCCTGCTCGCCCAGGACTTGAACGTGGCCTTCCTGGTGGGGCTGGCATTCGCCGTCGCCGCGTCGGCCAACCTGCCTGTCTTGCTGTTCACCCTCTTCTGGCGACGCTTCACGACCCGGGGCGCGGTGTGGTCCGTATATGGCGGTCTGATCCCTGCGATCACCCTGGTCATCCTCTCGCCGGTGGTCTCAGGAAGCCCGGAGGCCCTCTTCCCCGGACTGGACTTCGCCGTCTTCCCGCTCGACAACCCCGGTGTTGTGTCGATCCCGCTGGGCTTCCTGATGGGCTGGCTGGGGACGGTGCTCTCCCCAGAGGCCGCCGACGCGGCACGGCACGCGGAGACGGAGGTACGGGCGCTCACGGGGGCGGGGGCGGCTTAGGGCGTTCCCGGTGGGGCAGCGGCGGACATGCCCGCCAAGGGAGGGTCGGATGGGGCGGGGCAAGTGCCTCTCCCAGGGGCCGTCGCCCCGCCTTCGTATGGCCCTGGTGAAGGCCTAGACCCACTCGTAGCGGTGCTCGGGGCGACCGGTCTCGCCGTACCTGAGTGTGAGGCGCACCCGCCCGGCGCGTTCCAAGAGTTTGAGGTAGCGCTGGGCGGTCTGCCGACTCAGGCTGGCCTGTAGGGCGACGTCTTGCGCGGACAGCGGGGCGTCCGCGGAGCGCAGCACCAAGCGGACGCGGTCGGCGGTGGCGGTGGAGTGCCCCTTCGGCAATTCGGCGGAGCCGGCGTTGGCGGCTCCCAACGCCCCGAAGATCCGGTCCACTTCGGACTGCTCCGCCTGCCCGCCGCCCGCAAACGTGCGGTGCAGTGCCGCGTAACCCTCCAACTTGGAGCGCAGGCCCGCGAAGGTGAATGGCTTGACGAGGTACTGCAACGCCCCGTGGCGCATCGCTGCCTGCACAGTGGCGATATCGCGCGCCGCAGTCACCATGATCACGTCGGTGAGCAGACCGCGACGCCGCAGCTCGCTGACCAGTTGAAGGCCCGTTCTGTCGGGGAGGTAGTGGTCCAGGAGGATCAGGTCGACAGGGTGCGTCTCGAGGGCGGTGAGGGCTTCCGCAGCGGTGTGCGCGAGGCAACTGACACGGAACCCCTCGATTTTGGCGACGTATGCCGCATTGATCTTCGCGACGTGCACATCGTCGTCCACGACCAGTACGTCGATCATCGGCCCGCCTCCGTGGCATCTTCGGGGCGGCGAGAGCGTGCTACAGCCCATCTGGTGGCGTGGGTGTCCCGGGTTGCATTCTGCGGGGCTGTTTCACGGGGCTCGGGAAGCTCCTCGGACAGTGCGTCGGGGACCGTCACGGTGAATACCGCACCGCCACCGGGGCGCTCGCCGACCTCGGCGCTGCCTCCGTAGCGCTCGGCGAGTCTGCGAACGAGCGCCAGGCCGATGCCGCGCTGCCCGTGGGCGGGTGGCTCCTTGGTCGTCCATCCCTCGGTGAAGATTTCCGCGCGACGTTCCTCGGGCACGCCCGGTCCGTTGTCGCTGACACGCACCACAGCGGTCCGGCCGTCAGCGCGGATCTCCGCCTCCAGTTGGGCGTCGCGCTCACCCGATGTGGCGTCCAAGGCGTTGTCGACGAGGTTCCCAAGGATGGTGACCAGGCTGGGCGGGTCGACCAGACGGTCGGGCAGGTGGGTATCGGGAGAGACGCTCAAGGAGACGCCGCGCTCGGTGGCGACGGTGGCCTTGCCCACCAGGAGGGCGGCGAGCAGCGGATCGTGGACGCGCTCGGTGACCTGCTCGGCGGTCACGCGATGCACCCCCACAGCCTGTGTCACAAACTCGACGGCTTCCTCATGCAGCCCGAGTTCGAGCAGACCGAGCAAGGTGTGCAGCCGGTTGGCGTGCTCGTGGTCCTGGGCGCGGAGAGCGTCGATGAGGCCACGGGTGCCGTCCAGCTCGCGCCCCAGCCGCTCCAGTTCGGTGCGGTCGCGCAGGGTGACCACAGCACCGCCGTCATCGGTCGGCATGCGGTTCGCCACCAGGACTCGCTGCCCACTGACGGCCAGCAGGTCCGCCCCCGACACCCGACCGGCCAGAACATCGGTGGTGCGGCCCGGCGGCAGGGCTGCTTCCAGGGAGCGTCCGGTGTCCTCGGCGCGGAGATCCAGGAGGCGCTGCGCCTCGTCATTCATGAGACGGATGCGCCCGTGCTTGTCGAGCGCGAGGAACCCCTCACGGATGCCGTGCAGCATCGCCTCCCGCTCGGCCAGCAACGCGGAGATGTCAGAGAAGGCCAGGTCATGGGTGCGGCGCTGGAGGCGGCGGGAAACGAGATAGGCGGCGAGAGCGCCCACGGCGAGTGTCCCTCCCGCGTAGGCGAGCAGCTGGGGAACGGTGGAGAGCAGCCGTTCCTGCACGCTTTCGTACGCGATGCCGACGGAGACGGCTCCCACGACCTTGCCGTCCTCGTCGCGGAGCGGGACCTTTCCGCGCGCGGACCGGCCGAGGGTGCCCTCGTCGATCTGCATGACGTCCTGGCCGGAGAGCGCGGCGCTCGGATCAGTCGAGACATGCCGCCCGATCTCGTCAGGGTCGGTGTGGGACCAGCGCACACCCCGCTTGTCCATGATCACCACGTACTCGGCGCCGGTGGCGGCGCGAATCCGCTCTGCCTCGTTCTGCACAGGTCCATGGCGCGTCGGGCGGGAGGACTCCAGGGCGTCGTCGAGGTGTGTCTCAGCCGCGGTGGTCTGCGCTATCGCGAGAGCGCGGCGCATCGCCTGGTCGTCGAGCTGCGCACTGAGCGGGGCAAGGAACAGGCCGGTTGCCAGTGCGGTGACACCGGCAGCGATGGCTAGCTGAACCATCAGGACCTGGGAGAACACCCGCCGCGGCCAGCCCAGCCGTGGCCGGGTACGGCGCGGCCTCGGGGCGGCCGGCTCTTGGTTGACCGAGGCCGTGGTCTCAGCGGCCGGTCGTCTGTCGGCCGCATCTGGGGCTCTGCCTGGTCTGTCGGTAGTCGTGCCGGGGCCTGGCGTGGCGGTGGGAAACGGTGCGAAACCCGAGGGCTCTGCACCGCTCGGGCGTGGAACCGAGTCTCCCTTTTCGCCCATACGAACGAACAGTAAGCGCGGCGGTGGTCGCGTGGGTAATACCTGATGGAGGGAATTCGGAGGGTGTCCGGGCGGCGACTGGGATGTGACATCTCCGCTCCCGAGCCTGGGGCCAGGGTCGGATGCGTGCCTCGCCGCGCTGTCGCCTAACCAAGGCGAACACCAAGATCCCCCGTGTCATCACGATCGCCCATGCCATGACGCCAGCGGCCACACGAGGACGATGGCGCGACTCACGGCTGCCATGGTCGGCTCGTCCTGCTTGTGGCTTTTAGCCTCCGGTTCATCCAGGCGCCCCCCAGCAGGAGGCTACCGATGTGTCGGCGTCGTCTCGGCCGGCTGCTTGCCCGGCGACTGCCCGTCGGGCGGAAGGCGCAGGTCAGGTGTGCGTAGGCAAGGCCGGAGGAGCGCTGGGAGGAGTTATCCACAGGCCTTTCGGGTGCGGAGTGTGCGCGCTTAGCCTCGCGTGGTGAGGCCTATTGGGGCCTTGTGTGGGGCGGTCAGGACCGCCAAGACGAGGGTGAGGCGCGCGGGTGCGTAGGAGGGAGCGGCGATGAGGTCGGCGGGGGATGGCTGCGGTGCATGGCGGCAGCGGTGGAAGGGGGTAAGCGGCGTACGGTTCAGCCGCCGAGGCGGGGCTTTGCGGGCTCGACACAGTTGGTCAGTGCGTTTCGTCTGCCGCTTCACCTGGTCCTGGGGGAACTCTGCGCTACCGGGGGACGGCACTGACGAGCCGGGCCCGGCGTCAGGTGGCCGGGGCAGCCGGCCCACACATGACCATCGGCCCGGCAAGCGCGAAGCCCCGCACCTCGCGCGGGTGGGGGAAGCAAAGGCTGTTGGAGGGCTTGCGGACTGTCAGGGCAAGCCGGCGAGATCACCTACTGGCGGCGGCCTGGGGCGTCCCGTGAAGCATGCTGTTCGCCGCAGTGATGGAGACAACCGCCATACGCGCCGGTGGACCGAGCGGCGCACCACAGCTAGCGGGCGCCGCAGCGCCGTCGGCGCGCTGTTCGACGGCCACCTGCCAGGCACGCCCGTCGGAGTGCGCGACAGTAACGACCCAGGCAGGGGAGGCTCCCCCGACCGTCGCGCTGCTGGGCGTCCGGCTGTCGGCCGACTTGGGTTCGGGCCACATCGGGTCGGTCCGTACGACGTCGAGTGCGTCCGCCCGGTCCTCCCCGATCAGCCCGCGGACGGCAAGGTCAGCGGCCTGGCCCGGCCGGTCCCAGGCCGAGCGACCGCGGCAGTGATCGCTCGTGATCCGTCCGTCGCGCGCCGCCTCCACGGCCTCCTTGACCAAGGGCGCCGAGGCTCGTCCGTAGGCGTAGCCATAGGGGAGGACGAAGAGGGTGGGGGAGAAGCGGTGGCCACCGATGTGGGTGACCTCCCAGACCTCGGACCCGT is part of the Streptomyces platensis genome and harbors:
- a CDS encoding sucrase ferredoxin, whose product is MSTCATASRESAESLAGTAAPARTWLLIEQTGPWGAHALTNSHLDPDVGRALEAAAEGTGVRVALIRRPGRHADCHETSRRRMFLAHTAPGRSWIRTTTVTDPRAALDLDFSALGGGEHRGLWEPYIGEPLVLVCTNGKRDRCCALLGRPLAAELAADGSEVWEVTHIGGHRFSPTLFVLPYGYAYGRASAPLVKEAVEAARDGRITSDHCRGRSAWDRPGQAADLAVRGLIGEDRADALDVVRTDPMWPEPKSADSRTPSSATVGGASPAWVVTVAHSDGRAWQVAVEQRADGAAAPASCGAPLGPPARMAVVSITAANSMLHGTPQAAASR
- a CDS encoding ATP-binding protein; translated protein: MVQLAIAAGVTALATGLFLAPLSAQLDDQAMRRALAIAQTTAAETHLDDALESSRPTRHGPVQNEAERIRAATGAEYVVIMDKRGVRWSHTDPDEIGRHVSTDPSAALSGQDVMQIDEGTLGRSARGKVPLRDEDGKVVGAVSVGIAYESVQERLLSTVPQLLAYAGGTLAVGALAAYLVSRRLQRRTHDLAFSDISALLAEREAMLHGIREGFLALDKHGRIRLMNDEAQRLLDLRAEDTGRSLEAALPPGRTTDVLAGRVSGADLLAVSGQRVLVANRMPTDDGGAVVTLRDRTELERLGRELDGTRGLIDALRAQDHEHANRLHTLLGLLELGLHEEAVEFVTQAVGVHRVTAEQVTERVHDPLLAALLVGKATVATERGVSLSVSPDTHLPDRLVDPPSLVTILGNLVDNALDATSGERDAQLEAEIRADGRTAVVRVSDNGPGVPEERRAEIFTEGWTTKEPPAHGQRGIGLALVRRLAERYGGSAEVGERPGGGAVFTVTVPDALSEELPEPRETAPQNATRDTHATRWAVARSRRPEDATEAGR
- a CDS encoding DUF7342 family protein; translation: MIDVLVVDDDVHVAKINAAYVAKIEGFRVSCLAHTAAEALTALETHPVDLILLDHYLPDRTGLQLVSELRRRGLLTDVIMVTAARDIATVQAAMRHGALQYLVKPFTFAGLRSKLEGYAALHRTFAGGGQAEQSEVDRIFGALGAANAGSAELPKGHSTATADRVRLVLRSADAPLSAQDVALQASLSRQTAQRYLKLLERAGRVRLTLRYGETGRPEHRYEWV
- a CDS encoding solute symporter family protein, coding for MTGDHQTLALLLFSVFIAVTLAITTWVSRRRRGSTEEFYAGGRLFSPMENGFAIAGDYMSAASFLGISGLIALFGYDGLLYSVGFLVAWLIVLFLVAELVRNCGRFTLADVVAARMRERPVRVAAGAASVTVSVLYLVAQMVGAGSLVALLVGSAGQQARTWMVIGVGALMVVYVAFGGMRATTWIQVVKAVLLMGGAVALTVLVLVRFHGDINALLNTAAERSGHGRDFLAPGLKYGGDWTSRLDFISLGIALVLGTAGLPHILSRFYTVPTARSARRSVVWSIGLIGGFYLMTIVLGFGAAAVLGSDAVRASNSAGNTAVPLLALDLGGGAGSTGGTVLFAVVAAVAFATILAVVAGITLASSASVAHDLYAALRRPRDTAQDAQRAEVAVARIAAVAVGAVAIGLALLAQDLNVAFLVGLAFAVAASANLPVLLFTLFWRRFTTRGAVWSVYGGLIPAITLVILSPVVSGSPEALFPGLDFAVFPLDNPGVVSIPLGFLMGWLGTVLSPEAADAARHAETEVRALTGAGAA